Proteins encoded within one genomic window of Fragaria vesca subsp. vesca linkage group LG1, FraVesHawaii_1.0, whole genome shotgun sequence:
- the LOC101308129 gene encoding DCN1-like protein 1-like, whose product MPKLSKNKEAKVEAFLNTTGASKKIAISLLEKWDWNVEIARKKYHTLYPNSTNLQYQPKPIQPSMEELYRRYKAPHEDMIMAEGIERLCIDLEVDPQDIVMLVMSWHMKAATMGEFSKQEFFNGLKKLKVDTLEKLRSELPAMRAELKDKDKFEEVYDFTCGWAKEKGQKSLQQDTAIGMWQLLFAEMTPKWPWVDQWCEFLEEKHNKAISKDTWTQLLDFVRKVDPSMSNLDKETCWPYLVDEFVEYLEEKGLVQTS is encoded by the coding sequence ATGCCGAAGTTGAGTAAAAACAAGGAAGCAAAGGTGGAGGCTTTCTTGAACACAACCGGAGCGTCGAAAAAAATTGCTATCTCGCTTTTGGAGAAGTGGGATTGGAATGTCGAGATAGCGCGTAAGAAATATCACACCCTGTATCCAAACTCTACAAACTTGCAATACCAACCTAAACCTATCCAGCCATCTATGGAGGAGCTTTACCGAAGATATAAGGCTCCACATGAAGATATGATCATGGCTGAGGGTATCGAGCGCCTCTGCATTGATCTGGAGGTTGATCCCCAAGACATAGTCATGTTGGTTATGTCATGGCACATGAAGGCAGCCACCATGGGAGAGTTTTCGAAGCAAGAGTTCTTCAATGGACTAAAAAAACTAAAGGTTGATACCCTTGAGAAGTTACGAAGCGAGCTACCGGCTATGAGAGCTGAGCTGAAGGACAAGGACAAGTTTGAGGAGGTGTATGATTTTACTTGTGGCTGGGCAAAAGAAAAGGGTCAGAAGTCTTTGCAGCAGGACACTGCAATTGGAATGTGGCAATTGCTGTTTGCCGAGATGACGCCAAAGTGGCCTTGGGTTGATCAATGGTGTGAATTCTTGGAGGAGAAGCACAATAAGGCAATTTCTAAGGACACATGGACTCAACTGTTGGATTTTGTAAGGAAGGTGGATCCATCGATGTCGAATCTTGATAAAGAAACATGCTGGCCCTATCTTGTTGACGAATTTGTGGAGTACTTGGAGGAGAAGGGTCTGGTGCAAACTAGTTAG
- the LOC101307922 gene encoding ADP-ribosylation factor 1-like, with protein sequence MGMAISRMLKMLFARKEMRILMVGLDAAGKTTILYKLKLGEVVTTIPTIGFNVETVEYKNVSFTVWDVGGQDKIRPLWRHYFQNTQGLIFVVDSNDKDRVSEARDELHRMLSEDELSNATLLVFANKQDLPNAMSVSEITDKLGLHSLRQRRWYIQAACATSGQGLYEGLDWLSSNISSKT encoded by the exons ATGGGTATGGCAATCTCTAGGATGTTGAAGATGCTGTTTGCAAGGAAAGAAATGAGAATACTAATGGTGGGTCTTGATGCTGCTGGTAAAACCACTATCCTCTACAAGCTCAAACTTGGAGAGGTTGTCACTACCATACCCACAATTG GGTTCAATGTGGAAACTGTGGAATACAAAAATGTAAGCTTCACTGTCTGGGATGTAGGAGGACAGGACAAG ATTCGGCCACTTTGGAGACACTATTTCCAGAACACGCAGGGGCTTATCTTTGTGGTGGATAGCAATGACAAAGACAGAGTTTCAGAAGCTAGAGACGAGCTCCATCGAATGCTAAGCGAG GATGAACTCTCCAATGCAACACTGCTTGTATTTGCCAACAAGCAAGATCTTCCAAATGCCATGAGTGTTTCCGAGATCACTGATAAGCTTGGCCTCCATTCACTCCGCCAGCGCCGCTG GTACATTCAGGCTGCTTGTGCCACTTCCGGGCAAGGACTTTATGAGGGTCTTGATTGGTTATCCAGCAACATCTCAAGCAAAACATGA